In Candidatus Binatus sp., the DNA window AATCTACCGGACAGAGAATATTCTCGAAGAGCGTGGTCATTCGCTTTCTCCGGGTTGAACTTTCGCCCTGGCTCAATACGCGTCCAGCGCGGCGACGCGCTCGCGATGGTACGCGGGCGAGCCGAAGCAGGACTCGTTGAAGCGCGCGCGCTTGAACCACAGATGCATATCGTGCTCCCAGGTGAAGCCGATTCCGCCGTGCATCAGCACCGCGCGGTCGGTGCCGCGGCTGTAGATATCGCACAGGCGCGCTTTCGCCATCGCAGCCGTGCGCGATGCGTCTGCCGCGCCGGTATCCTGAGCGTAGGCGGCGTACCAGAGCATCGCGCGCGCGGGTTCCAGCTCGGCGACGATTTCGGCCGCGGCGTGCTTGAGCGCTTGGAACGATCCGATCGGTTTGCCGAACTGCTCGCGGACTTTCGAGTATTCCACCGCCATCTCGAGCGCGCGCTCGGTGCCGCCGAGCGAGTCGGCAGCGATGGCGACGGCAGCGACGTCGATTAGTTTCGCGAAGAGATCGGTTCCGCCGCTAAGCCGCTCGGCGGGAGCGCCCGTGAGCTCGACGCTCGAGACGCGCCGCGTCAGATCGAGATTCTTGAGCAAACGGGTCGTCACGCCCGGCGCTTTTGTATCGACGACGAACAGAAGAATTTCACCAGCATCGTTTTTGGCGGCGACGACGATGAAATCGGCGACGTTGGCATACGGCACGAACATCTTGGCGCCGTTGAGACGCCATCGGGCGCCGTCTTTCGCCGCGACTGCCGCGATGTCAACTGGATCGATGCTGGCGGCGCGCTCGACGATCGCGACCGTGCCGATTGCTTTGCCCTCGGCGAGCGCGGTGAGCCATTTTGAATTGAGCTGCTCGGAGCCGCCGAGTTTGAGCGCGCTGGCCGCAAGCACGGACGAGAACAAAAACGGCCCCGGCATCGCAGCGTAGCCGCCCTCTTCGAGAATCATCGCCATGTCGAGCATCCCGAGTCCCGCGCCGCCGAATTTCTCGGGAACGACGAGCCCGCTCCATCCGAGCTTGGCAATCTGGGCGTAGAGTTCGCGCGGATAGCCGTCATCGGCGGCCATTATTTTGCGCACGAACGCGCCGGCGCATTCGCCGCTGAGAAACGCGCGCGCGCTTTCCTTGAGCTGCTGTTGTTCTTCGCTGA includes these proteins:
- a CDS encoding acyl-CoA dehydrogenase family protein codes for the protein MDFGLSEEQQQLKESARAFLSGECAGAFVRKIMAADDGYPRELYAQIAKLGWSGLVVPEKFGGAGLGMLDMAMILEEGGYAAMPGPFLFSSVLAASALKLGGSEQLNSKWLTALAEGKAIGTVAIVERAASIDPVDIAAVAAKDGARWRLNGAKMFVPYANVADFIVVAAKNDAGEILLFVVDTKAPGVTTRLLKNLDLTRRVSSVELTGAPAERLSGGTDLFAKLIDVAAVAIAADSLGGTERALEMAVEYSKVREQFGKPIGSFQALKHAAAEIVAELEPARAMLWYAAYAQDTGAADASRTAAMAKARLCDIYSRGTDRAVLMHGGIGFTWEHDMHLWFKRARFNESCFGSPAYHRERVAALDAY